In Mucilaginibacter boryungensis, a single window of DNA contains:
- a CDS encoding aquaporin, with product MRKYLAEFLGTFIMVFCGTGAMIIDQQTGGAVTHVGVAVTWGLVVMSLIYALGNVSGAHMNPAVSIAFTVAKRFPVRELLPYIISQFGGAIMASLVLRFLFPGNELLGATLPAGTAMQSFILEALLTFFLMLVIIHVATGSKEQGIMAGLAIGSVVLLEAMFAGPICGASMNPARSFAPALVSGHLENIWVYLLATPLGAVTAIPVWKYLTSETSNRS from the coding sequence ATGAGAAAGTACCTTGCTGAATTTCTCGGTACGTTCATTATGGTGTTTTGCGGGACAGGCGCAATGATCATAGACCAGCAAACCGGCGGAGCGGTTACGCACGTGGGTGTAGCGGTTACCTGGGGACTGGTTGTGATGAGTTTGATCTATGCATTGGGCAATGTTTCCGGCGCGCATATGAATCCTGCGGTCAGCATCGCGTTTACTGTAGCGAAGCGTTTCCCGGTAAGGGAACTGTTGCCTTATATCATCAGCCAGTTTGGTGGCGCTATTATGGCAAGCCTCGTACTCCGCTTCCTGTTCCCTGGTAATGAACTACTTGGGGCAACGCTTCCGGCAGGTACCGCCATGCAGTCATTTATACTCGAGGCTCTCCTTACTTTTTTCCTTATGCTCGTAATTATCCACGTCGCTACAGGTAGTAAAGAACAAGGTATTATGGCAGGTTTAGCCATTGGCTCCGTTGTATTGCTTGAGGCGATGTTTGCAGGACCAATATGTGGCGCATCTATGAACCCCGCCCGATCGTTCGCACCTGCGCTTGTTTCCGGGCACCTTGAAAATATTTGGGTGTACCTGCTGGCTACGCCACTTGGCGCCGTCACCGCTATACCCGTGTGGAAATATTTAACCAGTGAAACTTCGAATAGATCATGA
- a CDS encoding alpha/beta fold hydrolase: MEKQQTTGHAPVNGISMYYEIHGEGDMPLVLIHGGGSTIETTFGEILPMLTLNHKVIAVELQAHGRTTDRDTPETFEQDADDVAGLLNYLGVTSANIIGFSNGGTTTLLLANKYAQLVHKIVVIAGAYKRDGFFPGFFDFMPNATIDNMPEALKTAYLKVTPSQDGLLNMFNKDKARMVNFKDYSHDLLKSIKAKTLFMVADKDVISVEHTLQMSRLVEGAQLVVLPGTHGAFIGEAGTAIPGSKLPGITVELINDFLT; this comes from the coding sequence ATGGAAAAGCAACAAACAACAGGGCATGCGCCGGTTAATGGTATCAGCATGTATTACGAGATACATGGCGAAGGCGATATGCCTTTGGTATTGATACACGGTGGTGGGTCGACCATTGAAACAACCTTTGGCGAAATTTTGCCCATGCTGACATTGAACCACAAGGTAATTGCGGTTGAATTACAAGCCCACGGCCGCACAACCGACAGGGATACTCCAGAAACATTTGAACAGGATGCCGATGATGTTGCGGGGTTATTGAACTACCTGGGTGTTACCAGCGCCAATATTATAGGCTTTAGCAATGGTGGTACAACTACCTTGCTCCTGGCCAATAAATATGCTCAACTAGTGCATAAAATAGTAGTAATTGCGGGTGCTTATAAACGGGATGGCTTCTTCCCGGGATTTTTTGACTTTATGCCAAACGCTACTATAGACAATATGCCCGAAGCACTAAAAACAGCTTATTTAAAAGTAACCCCCAGCCAGGATGGCTTGTTGAATATGTTTAACAAGGATAAAGCACGCATGGTAAACTTTAAAGATTATAGCCATGATTTGCTAAAGAGCATAAAGGCTAAAACCTTGTTTATGGTTGCCGATAAAGACGTAATATCGGTTGAGCATACCCTGCAAATGTCGCGTTTGGTAGAAGGTGCGCAATTAGTTGTACTACCTGGTACCCATGGCGCGTTTATTGGCGAGGCCGGAACCGCTATACCTGGCAGTAAGTTACCGGGGATAACGGTTGAATTAATAAATGATTTTTTAACTTAA
- a CDS encoding dihydrodipicolinate synthase family protein, which produces MKIQGIVAATFAAFHNDGSLNTDIIPTLVDKLIADGVSGVYICGTNGEGPNMTVEERMAIAEAYVKAANKRVLVLVHVGHTSIRESRKLAAHAAQIGADAISSVAAFYFKPVSVQNLVDCMAEIASAAPQLPFYYYHMPALTGVGMDMVEFLALGEKKIPNLAGIKYTASTLHEYQACLNFKDGKFEVLFGYDEMLLPALVVGAIGAIGSTYTFAAPVYLDIIKNYREGNVDEARQLQAKVVDFIRCIIKHPSIAAQRAIMKMLGVDMGNPRLPLTSLSDAAYQQLQNDLNDVGFFRLLADHSQHKTVAAN; this is translated from the coding sequence ATGAAAATACAAGGGATTGTTGCAGCCACATTTGCAGCCTTTCATAACGATGGTTCGCTTAATACGGATATTATACCAACACTGGTAGATAAATTGATAGCTGATGGGGTTTCGGGGGTTTATATATGCGGTACTAATGGCGAAGGCCCCAATATGACGGTTGAAGAGCGTATGGCTATTGCCGAAGCTTATGTTAAGGCGGCTAATAAACGGGTACTGGTGTTGGTGCACGTTGGGCATACCTCTATCCGCGAAAGCCGAAAACTTGCTGCACATGCTGCGCAGATAGGCGCTGATGCTATTTCGTCGGTAGCGGCGTTTTACTTTAAACCGGTATCGGTACAAAATCTGGTAGATTGCATGGCCGAAATTGCCTCGGCTGCGCCCCAATTGCCATTCTATTATTACCACATGCCTGCTTTAACAGGTGTAGGGATGGATATGGTGGAGTTTTTGGCCCTGGGCGAAAAAAAGATCCCTAATCTGGCCGGTATTAAATATACCGCATCAACCCTGCACGAATATCAGGCTTGCCTTAATTTTAAGGACGGCAAGTTTGAAGTATTGTTTGGGTATGATGAGATGCTGCTGCCTGCCCTGGTTGTTGGGGCCATAGGCGCCATTGGAAGCACCTATACCTTTGCCGCACCGGTTTATCTGGATATCATTAAAAACTACCGTGAAGGAAATGTAGATGAGGCCCGACAGTTACAGGCCAAAGTTGTCGACTTTATCCGGTGCATTATCAAACATCCGTCCATTGCCGCGCAACGGGCCATTATGAAAATGCTGGGTGTGGATATGGGCAACCCCCGCTTGCCATTAACTTCCTTATCGGATGCTGCTTACCAGCAGTTACAGAACGATTTGAATGATGTCGGTTTTTTCCGATTATTGGCAGATCATTCACAACATAAAACCGTAGCCGCCAATTAA
- a CDS encoding 6-bladed beta-propeller — MQHHNIIGHNNFKYKVNAAWGIPPGQQYPVNDCHEMVMSKTGLLYMLTNETHNNILVYNKDGQVKSSWGHTYPGGHGLTLSNEGGDEFLYITDTVRHQVIKTTLMGDELLVLDYPKEIPLYTAADEYKPTETAIALNGDIYVTDGYGHQFVIQYDSKGNYIRHWGGRGNEADQFDCVHGIAIDNRGAEPALLITSRNHNALKCFTMDGKYLSTIHLPGSFICRPVINGKNVYGAVFRSGTNMNFGSGYITILDENNKVVSTPGGTEPVYMDGVLQTQSKGDDTFVHPHDVCVDENENLYVPQWNSGKTYPVMLERVK, encoded by the coding sequence ATGCAGCATCATAATATTATCGGTCACAATAATTTTAAATACAAGGTAAATGCTGCCTGGGGTATCCCTCCCGGGCAGCAATACCCGGTAAACGATTGCCATGAAATGGTGATGAGTAAAACCGGGCTGCTTTATATGCTGACCAACGAAACACACAACAATATATTAGTTTATAATAAGGACGGGCAGGTTAAAAGTAGCTGGGGCCATACTTATCCCGGCGGCCACGGGCTGACATTAAGCAATGAGGGCGGCGATGAGTTTCTTTACATTACCGATACCGTGCGCCACCAGGTGATCAAGACCACACTTATGGGCGATGAATTGCTGGTACTGGATTATCCTAAAGAAATACCCCTATATACAGCTGCCGATGAATATAAGCCTACCGAGACTGCCATAGCCCTTAATGGCGATATTTACGTAACCGATGGCTACGGACATCAGTTTGTTATTCAATATGATAGCAAAGGCAATTATATCCGCCATTGGGGAGGCCGGGGAAATGAGGCTGATCAATTTGATTGCGTGCATGGCATAGCCATTGATAACCGCGGCGCAGAACCTGCATTACTCATCACATCACGCAATCACAATGCTTTGAAATGCTTTACTATGGACGGAAAATATTTAAGCACCATCCACTTGCCCGGCTCTTTTATTTGCCGGCCTGTTATAAATGGTAAAAACGTTTATGGCGCGGTTTTTCGCTCGGGCACTAACATGAATTTCGGATCAGGATATATTACTATTCTCGACGAAAACAACAAGGTAGTATCCACACCCGGCGGTACTGAACCAGTTTACATGGATGGTGTTTTACAAACTCAATCTAAAGGCGACGATACCTTTGTTCACCCGCATGATGTTTGTGTGGACGAGAACGAAAACCTATACGTTCCGCAATGGAACTCGGGTAAAACCTATCCGGTAATGTTGGAGCGGGTGAAGTAA
- a CDS encoding MFS transporter: MTEKTVKPAGYLYAWAIVGLLWLVAFLNYFDRNLIASMRDPIVADFKLTDAQFGLLTSVFLWSYGFLSPLGGYFADKYGRKKIIVFSVCVWSAVTLWTGFVHSFPEMLVARVIMGISEACYIPAGLAMIADYHKGKTRSLATGLHMSGLYAGQALGGVGGYISVIWGWRYGFQLIGLFGVVYGLVLIYFLRDNKRSELTDVAEAENNPGVEEKRLGLFQTIRMLVSEKSFLVLLFYFCVLGIVNWMIYGWLPTFLKEHFTLDIGKAGLSATGYVQIGSFIGVLLGGILADRWYRSNKRSRIYLIIIGFSLGAPFLFLMASTTVFWIAIVAMMVYGLARGVNDSNLMPVLCQVIDGKYIATGYGFLNFLSTIIGGVMVYVGGRLMDAHISLSIIYQGSAVLMIVAAWSLLRMKVKQE, encoded by the coding sequence ATGACCGAAAAGACTGTAAAACCAGCAGGCTATTTATATGCCTGGGCAATAGTGGGCCTGCTTTGGCTGGTAGCATTCCTGAATTACTTCGATAGGAACCTCATCGCATCCATGCGCGACCCTATTGTGGCCGATTTTAAACTTACCGATGCACAATTTGGCCTACTGACTTCAGTGTTTTTATGGTCGTATGGGTTTTTAAGTCCGCTGGGTGGGTACTTTGCTGATAAGTATGGGCGTAAAAAGATCATCGTATTCAGCGTATGTGTTTGGTCGGCAGTAACACTTTGGACAGGCTTTGTACATTCCTTCCCTGAAATGCTGGTAGCCCGGGTAATTATGGGTATCAGCGAGGCTTGTTATATCCCCGCTGGGTTGGCTATGATAGCCGATTACCACAAAGGCAAAACGCGATCACTGGCTACAGGCCTGCATATGAGCGGTTTATATGCCGGACAGGCATTAGGTGGAGTTGGGGGGTATATCTCGGTAATATGGGGTTGGCGTTACGGGTTTCAATTGATAGGATTGTTTGGTGTGGTCTATGGCCTGGTGTTGATTTATTTTTTACGGGATAACAAACGCAGCGAATTGACAGATGTTGCCGAAGCGGAAAATAACCCCGGGGTTGAAGAAAAACGCTTAGGCCTGTTCCAAACTATCCGCATGCTGGTGTCAGAAAAATCGTTCCTGGTATTGTTATTCTATTTCTGTGTGCTGGGTATTGTTAACTGGATGATCTATGGCTGGCTGCCAACTTTCCTGAAAGAACATTTTACATTGGATATTGGCAAAGCGGGCCTTTCCGCCACGGGTTATGTGCAAATAGGTTCTTTTATTGGGGTATTGCTGGGCGGTATACTGGCCGACAGATGGTACCGCAGCAATAAACGAAGCCGAATTTATCTGATTATCATAGGCTTTAGTTTGGGCGCGCCTTTTCTATTCCTGATGGCATCAACTACAGTGTTTTGGATAGCCATAGTGGCCATGATGGTGTATGGCTTGGCCCGCGGGGTGAATGACAGTAACCTGATGCCGGTTTTATGCCAGGTAATTGACGGGAAATATATTGCCACAGGTTACGGCTTTCTTAATTTTTTAAGTACCATTATTGGCGGGGTGATGGTATATGTTGGCGGCCGGTTAATGGATGCCCATATCAGCCTTTCCATCATTTACCAGGGCTCGGCGGTGTTGATGATCGTAGCGGCGTGGTCGTTATTACGGATGAAGGTAAAACAGGAATAA
- a CDS encoding SRPBCC family protein, whose amino-acid sequence MENNTKDRELLITRTLNAPVELVWEVWSKAEHIAQWWGPNGFTNTITKMDFTPGGEWDLVMHGPDGTDYKNKSVFTQIIPFKKIVYEHVSSPKFVATITFEAQGEQTLINWHMLFETAEQFIQVVKTFKADEGLKQNLEKLDTYLIGFKS is encoded by the coding sequence ATGGAAAATAACACAAAAGACAGGGAACTGCTGATAACCCGGACACTTAACGCGCCGGTTGAACTGGTTTGGGAAGTATGGAGCAAGGCTGAACATATTGCACAATGGTGGGGCCCAAATGGTTTTACAAATACCATAACCAAAATGGACTTTACACCAGGCGGCGAGTGGGACCTGGTAATGCATGGTCCCGATGGGACCGACTATAAAAATAAAAGCGTTTTTACCCAAATAATCCCATTCAAAAAGATAGTTTATGAGCACGTATCATCGCCAAAATTTGTAGCTACTATTACATTTGAAGCGCAGGGTGAACAAACCTTAATTAACTGGCATATGCTGTTTGAAACAGCGGAGCAATTTATTCAGGTGGTAAAAACATTTAAGGCAGATGAAGGCTTAAAACAAAACCTGGAAAAACTGGACACATACTTAATTGGGTTTAAAAGCTAA
- a CDS encoding phytanoyl-CoA dioxygenase family protein, giving the protein MKKEEMFNYKKLTAEELKQFNDEGFLVLKGVLKPQGLEQMRKECMAAWAKEKEAFDPNKSWLQNSLLVNIHHQAPTVRDYYFDGPMVDIATQLIGPNVKGATSQLTFKMKGNTKPFGWHQDNGYGELEPYNALTTLTALDDTDRGNGCLWLIPGSHKQGQIRVQQSEEQKKSQSEIVVEADDNLAVPMEMKAGDALIFNCWMLHKSDGNYSTDRDRRILFLRYADADAIEVYNNGRPRLGKLVRGNSKFDEVKQFESDI; this is encoded by the coding sequence ATGAAAAAGGAAGAGATGTTTAACTATAAAAAGTTAACAGCTGAGGAACTGAAACAATTTAATGATGAAGGCTTCCTGGTACTTAAAGGCGTATTAAAACCCCAAGGGCTGGAGCAGATGCGTAAAGAATGTATGGCAGCTTGGGCAAAGGAAAAAGAAGCATTTGACCCTAATAAAAGCTGGCTGCAAAACTCGCTGCTGGTAAATATACACCACCAGGCGCCAACCGTACGCGATTATTATTTTGATGGCCCAATGGTAGATATTGCTACCCAGTTAATTGGCCCCAATGTAAAAGGCGCTACATCACAGCTTACTTTTAAAATGAAGGGAAATACCAAACCTTTTGGTTGGCACCAGGATAACGGTTATGGCGAATTAGAGCCTTACAATGCTTTAACCACCCTTACCGCGCTTGATGATACCGACCGGGGCAATGGCTGCCTTTGGTTAATACCAGGCAGCCATAAGCAAGGCCAGATAAGGGTGCAGCAAAGCGAGGAACAAAAGAAAAGCCAGTCGGAAATTGTAGTGGAGGCTGATGATAACCTGGCCGTGCCAATGGAAATGAAAGCTGGCGACGCGCTGATATTCAATTGCTGGATGCTGCATAAATCTGACGGGAACTACTCTACCGACCGCGACAGGCGTATCTTGTTTTTGCGCTATGCCGATGCCGACGCTATTGAAGTTTATAATAACGGCAGGCCGCGCTTGGGTAAACTGGTGAGGGGGAATAGTAAATTTGATGAAGTAAAACAGTTCGAGTCGGACATTTAA
- a CDS encoding arsenate reductase ArsC, translating into MKNILVLCTGNSCRSQLAEGYLRYFAGNRANIYSAGIETHGVNPKAIQVMAEDGIDISKHTSNNVNEYLHIPFDMVITVCDNANEACPYFPGNVQRFHYNFPDPAKATGTPEEIMNEFRRVRDMIKTYARDFVQEHLK; encoded by the coding sequence ATGAAAAATATATTAGTACTATGTACCGGTAACAGTTGCCGTAGCCAGCTGGCCGAAGGTTACCTGCGTTATTTTGCCGGCAATAGAGCAAATATTTACAGTGCGGGGATTGAAACCCATGGCGTGAACCCTAAAGCCATACAAGTAATGGCCGAGGATGGGATAGATATATCCAAACACACCTCCAACAATGTTAACGAGTATCTGCACATTCCGTTTGATATGGTGATAACCGTTTGTGATAACGCTAACGAAGCTTGCCCCTACTTTCCGGGCAATGTACAACGCTTCCATTATAATTTTCCCGACCCAGCTAAGGCAACCGGAACACCCGAGGAGATCATGAACGAGTTTCGCCGTGTGCGGGATATGATAAAAACCTACGCCCGCGATTTTGTACAAGAACATTTAAAATGA
- a CDS encoding Kelch repeat-containing protein, whose amino-acid sequence MSLTTLAQERPIHSILHWGELPPIPDEHGFAGSFAGTSHGALIVAGGANFPDGGAPWTGSKKVWTDKIFVLDKSTGIWKVAGKLPQPMGYGVSISYHDKLICIGGSNTGGHLCTVYAISYMNNKIEIEKWPDLPQPLSNACGTLVGHNVYIAGGLLHPDDKSTANIFWSLNLSAPKTSSWQKLETWPGPPRMLSVAGQTNNTFYLFSGTDLEDKNGAAHRRYLNDAYKYTPGKGWSRVADLPNAVVAAPGPAIFVNKNELLIFGGDDGKLADDAANLKENHPGFSDKILKYNIDTDTWSVSGTIHTAKKPDADTNPNGSIWAPVTTTAVMWHEMIVFPGGEVRPAVRTPRILTAKFSHNLEP is encoded by the coding sequence ATGTCGTTAACCACCCTTGCGCAGGAGCGCCCAATTCACAGTATTTTACATTGGGGCGAATTGCCCCCCATTCCTGATGAGCATGGTTTTGCCGGATCATTTGCGGGGACATCGCACGGAGCGTTGATCGTAGCCGGAGGTGCCAATTTTCCAGATGGTGGCGCTCCGTGGACGGGTTCAAAAAAGGTATGGACAGACAAGATATTTGTGCTGGATAAATCTACCGGCATATGGAAGGTAGCCGGGAAATTGCCACAACCCATGGGTTACGGTGTATCCATTTCCTATCACGATAAATTGATATGCATTGGCGGCAGTAACACCGGGGGGCATTTGTGCACTGTTTATGCGATTAGCTATATGAACAACAAAATTGAAATAGAAAAATGGCCCGACCTGCCGCAGCCACTGTCCAATGCTTGCGGTACGTTGGTGGGGCATAACGTTTACATTGCAGGCGGTTTACTCCACCCTGATGATAAAAGCACTGCTAATATATTTTGGTCGCTCAATTTAAGTGCGCCTAAAACATCATCCTGGCAAAAGCTGGAAACCTGGCCTGGGCCGCCTCGGATGCTGAGTGTGGCGGGACAAACCAACAACACTTTTTACCTCTTTAGCGGCACCGATCTGGAAGACAAAAACGGTGCTGCACATCGCCGTTATCTTAATGATGCCTATAAATATACTCCGGGCAAGGGCTGGTCGCGCGTTGCCGACCTGCCAAATGCCGTGGTGGCCGCGCCGGGCCCGGCAATTTTTGTTAACAAAAACGAGTTGCTGATTTTCGGAGGGGATGACGGAAAATTGGCCGATGATGCCGCTAATCTGAAGGAGAACCATCCGGGCTTTTCTGACAAAATATTGAAGTATAATATCGATACTGATACATGGTCGGTTTCAGGTACTATCCACACCGCTAAAAAGCCGGATGCCGATACAAACCCAAATGGCAGCATCTGGGCGCCGGTAACCACTACAGCTGTAATGTGGCATGAGATGATCGTATTTCCGGGTGGCGAGGTGCGCCCCGCCGTGCGCACGCCACGGATATTAACCGCAAAATTTTCACACAATCTTGAACCATAA
- a CDS encoding metallophosphoesterase family protein: protein MKVALFSDIHANLPAFEAFLADMDSRNPDAVYCLGDLIGYNIWPNEIISEIRRRRIATLAGNHDQKTKGYAYELVSAHNRTYLNTLPAHIKLEHQRKHTHLNIVLAHGSTRSIIEYVLEDMNEGDVIEMMNEAKADVLCVGHSHLPYHRIIANKHVINIGSVGKPKDGNPMGCYVLLNIEDDIKVDFIRFVYDVEKAAQAIEASPLPDELADHLRKAY from the coding sequence ATGAAAGTCGCGCTTTTTTCTGATATACACGCCAACCTGCCCGCTTTTGAAGCTTTTTTGGCCGATATGGATAGCCGTAACCCCGACGCTGTATATTGTTTAGGTGATCTGATCGGTTATAACATCTGGCCTAATGAGATCATTTCGGAAATACGCAGGCGGCGCATAGCTACGTTAGCGGGCAACCATGACCAAAAGACCAAAGGTTATGCTTATGAACTGGTTTCGGCACATAACCGCACCTATTTAAATACACTTCCTGCACATATTAAACTGGAACATCAGCGCAAGCATACGCACTTGAATATTGTATTGGCGCATGGCAGTACCCGCAGCATTATCGAGTATGTGCTGGAAGACATGAATGAAGGCGATGTAATAGAAATGATGAATGAAGCCAAAGCAGACGTGCTTTGCGTTGGTCATTCGCATTTGCCCTATCATCGCATTATTGCTAACAAGCATGTAATAAATATCGGCTCCGTTGGTAAACCCAAAGATGGTAACCCAATGGGCTGCTATGTTTTATTGAATATTGAAGACGATATTAAGGTAGATTTTATACGTTTTGTTTATGATGTAGAAAAAGCCGCGCAGGCGATTGAAGCCAGCCCTTTGCCGGATGAACTGGCCGATCATTTACGCAAGGCGTATTAA
- a CDS encoding ArsR/SmtB family transcription factor: protein MGTTKTEIFTDEQNQLAIMLKAIAHPARIAILQQIMKANACICGDLVDELGLAQATISQHLKELKNAGLIQGTIEGVSVCYCINPTVWGKLGKELNAFFSDYQLKTNCR from the coding sequence ATGGGCACCACTAAAACCGAAATATTTACCGACGAGCAAAACCAGCTGGCCATTATGCTGAAGGCAATTGCGCACCCGGCACGCATTGCTATTCTGCAGCAAATTATGAAGGCCAATGCCTGCATTTGCGGCGACCTGGTAGACGAATTAGGACTTGCGCAGGCAACTATATCACAACATTTAAAAGAACTGAAAAATGCCGGATTGATACAGGGTACCATTGAAGGCGTGAGCGTTTGTTATTGCATAAACCCAACGGTATGGGGCAAATTAGGCAAGGAACTAAATGCTTTCTTTTCTGATTATCAATTAAAGACCAACTGCCGCTAA
- a CDS encoding DUF6428 family protein — MNNIEAIKWGAFKQMLLQHPHLDLQFRYAENKLVDASYHITEIKQAPITSVDCGGVMNKWTEIIMQLWVPEQAGQYRAMKVSKALSIIDIVEKMLPLDAEGTVKIEFGNSEFDTRQMFPNEMIIDGENLVIDLRPDAVQCKAISRGGSCGTNDKGEECCTPATEKPKKQLINLAVAADACCTPGGGCC; from the coding sequence ATGAATAACATAGAAGCAATAAAGTGGGGGGCATTTAAGCAAATGCTGCTGCAACATCCCCATCTCGATCTGCAATTCAGGTATGCGGAAAATAAGTTGGTGGATGCATCGTACCATATTACCGAAATTAAGCAAGCGCCCATCACATCGGTGGATTGCGGCGGGGTGATGAATAAGTGGACCGAGATCATCATGCAACTGTGGGTACCTGAGCAAGCCGGGCAGTACCGCGCTATGAAAGTAAGTAAAGCGCTATCAATAATTGATATTGTAGAAAAAATGCTGCCGCTTGATGCGGAGGGTACAGTTAAAATAGAATTTGGCAACTCCGAATTCGATACCCGCCAGATGTTCCCGAATGAAATGATCATTGACGGCGAAAACCTGGTTATTGATTTGCGCCCGGATGCCGTACAATGTAAAGCTATTAGCCGCGGAGGTAGTTGCGGTACTAATGATAAAGGCGAGGAATGCTGTACTCCTGCCACCGAAAAACCAAAAAAACAATTAATAAACCTTGCCGTTGCTGCTGATGCCTGTTGTACACCGGGCGGTGGCTGCTGCTAA
- a CDS encoding ArsR/SmtB family transcription factor: MKARRDVYQAIADPTRRAIISMIAAEPHNVNTIAEKFDVTRQAISLHIKILTDCGLLAVKQRGRDRFCEARLDRLSEVAAFVDQYRQHWENKLDSLETYLDKLKKERNHGK, translated from the coding sequence ATGAAAGCCAGGCGCGATGTATACCAGGCCATAGCCGACCCAACACGAAGAGCAATCATCAGCATGATTGCTGCTGAGCCCCACAATGTAAACACTATTGCCGAAAAATTTGATGTTACCCGGCAAGCGATATCGCTGCATATTAAAATTTTAACTGATTGCGGCCTGCTTGCTGTGAAACAACGCGGCCGTGACAGATTTTGTGAAGCCCGGTTAGACCGCCTGAGCGAAGTGGCGGCTTTTGTAGATCAGTACCGTCAACACTGGGAAAACAAATTGGATAGTTTAGAAACCTATTTAGATAAACTTAAAAAAGAAAGAAACCATGGAAAATAA